The Lutibacter sp. A64 genome segment TCTTTCAAAAGAAGCTAATCTGTCATCTAAATATTTACGCGAAGGAACAGGCTCACTTTGGTCTGATGCCCATGCGCCTAATTTACTTCCGTCGGGTCTTGATTCAAAATAACCATCAGACATATTTTCTGAAATTTTTTCAGCAACGCCTTTTATAATTACTTGTCGCTCGGTATTATGCCATAAAAATGATAGGCATACATTAGGATTGTTTTCTATAGCTTTACCTTTTTCGCTATTGTAGTTCGTATAAAAAATAAATCCTTCCCAAGTATATTTTTTTAATAATACAGCTCGGCTTTTTGGAAATCCATCAGCGCCAATAGTAGCAACTGTCATTGCATTTGTTTCTGCGTCTCCACCAAAATTTTCTACTTCAAAAAACCATTTTTGAAATAGTTCCATAGGGTTTTCAGAAATATCTTTTGTAGAGAGTTCAATCTTTTTATAATTTCGTCTATAATTACTTAAGTCCGTTTCCATAGTGTAAAAATAAAAAATCTTTTAGAGTTTTAAATTCTTTTAAAAAGTATTTACGAATTCGTTTTTTTTATTAACAATAAACCTAAAAATGTTAAAAATCCGTTTACAATTAAAAGCTCATAACCAAAAACATAACCGTTTAATATTGTTTCTGAATGGCTATTTATAAAATAGGTAGCTATAACAGATAAAACGCCAACAATCCATACATACTTGTCTTTAATCTCAATTTTTGTAAATATTCCAAAAGTAAATAAGCCTAATAACGGTCCATAAGTAAAAGATACAATTTGTAATAAACTGTTAATTACATTGTCTTCTAATACATATTTAAACATTATAATTATTACTACCAGTACTATTGAGACTGTTATATGTGTTTTTTTTCGAATTAATTTTTGTTTCGATTTTTCTTTATTTTCAATGTCTAAAAAATCGATACAGAACGATGTTGTTAACGATGTTAATGCACTGTCTGCACTTGAGTAGGCTGCAGCAATTAAACCTAAAATAAATACAGTTCCAATAAAAACACCTAAATTGCTATTTAATGCAATTTCTGGGTACAATAAATCTGTTTTTAGGGCTCCATCAACTGTTGGAACTGCAATACCAAACTTGTTTGCATAAATAAATAATAAAGCGCCTAAGGTTAAAAAAACAAAATTTACAACAATTAAAATAAAGCCAAGTGAAACAACATTCCATTGTGCTTCTTTTATGTTTTTGCAGGTTAAGTTTTTTTGCATCATATCTTGGTCTAAACCCGTCATAGCAATGGTTATAAACATACCTCCTAAAAATGATTTTATCAGGTGATTTTTATCGTTAAAATTATCTGTAAAAATAATTTTACTGTATTTTTCAAATTCTTGAGATGTAAAAATATCTGTAACAGACCAATTTAATTGATTGATTATTATAAAAATAGTAGCAAAAACTGCTGTTAACATAAACAAGGTTTGCAGTGTGTCTGTCCAAACTATTGTTTTAATTCCTCCTTTAAATGTGTAAACCCAAATTAAGAGAATTGATAGAATTACTGTAATTTCAAAAGGAATATTCCAAGCGTCAAAAATAAAATATTGCAGCACAGAAGCTACCAAAAACAATCTAAATGAAGCGATTAAAGCTCTTGAGATAAAAAAGAAAAATGCACCTGTTTTATGTGAATTTGTTCCAAATCGTAGTTTTAAAAATTCGTATATAGATGTAACTTTTAATTTGTAATATATAGGTATAAGCACATAAGCAATTACAAAATAGCCAAATAAATACCCCACAACAATTTGTAAATAACTAAATTGAGAACTTTGTACCAAACCAGGAACAGAAATAAAAGTAACACCAGATAACGAGGCACCAATCATACCAAAGGCAACAATATGCCAAGGAGAACTTTTATCGGCCTTAAAAAAGGAGTCGTTAGAGTCGTTTTTACCGGTAAAATATGCAATAGCTAAAAGTACACAAAAGTAAGTGGCAATTAGTAAAAGAATATATAGTGGTTGCATTTACTAGTTTTAATAGTTTATAGAGAACAAAGAAACTAAAATTATTGAGAATATCGTTTGAAATTGTACATTTGCGATATGAATTTTTCTTCAAAACTTTTAGAAAATGCTGTAAATGAAGTCTCTCAATTACCAGGTATTGGTAAAAGAACAGCATTACGTTTGGTATTACATTTGTTAAAACAGCCAAACACGCATACGCATCAATTAGCAACCGCGTTAACTAGTTTAGTTGATGAAATTAAGTTGTGCAAAAAATGTCATAATATTTCTGATTTTGAAATTTGTGAAATTTGTGCAAATCCTTCACGCAACGAAGAAATTATTTGCGTTGTAGAAGATATTAGAGATGTAATGGCTATAGAAAATACATCTAGATTTAAGGGGTTGTACCATGTTTTGGGTGGTAAAATTTCTCCAATTGAAGGGGTTGGACCTCAAAACTTAACAATAGATAGTTTGGTTGAAAAGGTCGAAAAAGGTATTGTTAAGGAAGTGATTTTTGCTTTAAGTTCAACTATTGAAGGTGATACAACCAATTTTTATATTTTTAAGCAATTAGAAAAATATGGAATTAAAACATCTACAATTGCACGTGGAATTGCTGTTGGTGATGAGCTAGAGTATGCAGATGAGGTGACTTTAGGTAGAAGTATTGTAAATAGAATTCCATTCGAAAATTCACTTTAAAATTTTATGGATGTTTCTATAGTAATTGTTAATTACAATGTACGGTATTTTTTAGAGCAATGTATTTTAAGCATACTAGCAGCTTCAAAAAATATAAATTCAGAAATTATTGTGGTTGATAACAATTCTACAGATGAAAGTTGTAAATTACTGAAACAAAAATACCCTGAGGTTGTTTTAATTCAGAATACAAAAAATGTAGGTTTTTCCAAAGCAAATAATCAAGGCGTTAAAATAGCTAAAGGAACCTATGTTTTAATATTAAATCCAGATACTATTATTGCCGAAGATACTTTAGAACGTATACTTAATTATTCAAAAACGAAACAAAATTTAGGTGTCTTAGGTGTGAAATTAATTGATGGGTCGGGAGTGTTTGCCCCAGAAAGTAAAAGAGGAATACCAACTCCAAAAACTTCTTTTAAAAAGCTTTTTGGTATTTCTAGCAAGCAAAATGGTAAATATTATGCTACGCATTTAGATGAGGATGCATCTGGAGAAATTAAAGTTGCTTCTGGTGCTTTTATGTTTATTAAAAGAGTTGTTTTTAATGAAGTTAAGGGTTTTAATGAAGCTTATTTTATGTATGGTGAAGATATAGATTTAAGTGTAAAATTATTGAAAAATGGTTATCAGAATTATTATTATTCGGGCACTAAAATAATTCATTTTAAAGGAGAGAGCACAATTAAAGATGTAAAATACTTAGGTCACTTTCACAATGCAATGCGTATTTTTTATAAGAAACATTATAAGTTAAATAAGGTGTACGATTTTTTTATTAAAATAGGAATTGAGTTATGGTATTTCTTAAAATATTTAAATTATAAAAATACGAAAGCTGTTAGTAAACCTACTTTTAATGTTTTGTATTTAGGTGACGATAATTTTATTGTTGATTTTTTAAATGAAAAATACCTACTGGTAAAAGAAACTTTAATAGATGATTATTTAAAAATAAAAGAGCTCATAAAAAATAATAAAATTGATACCATTGTTTTTGATAACTCTACATTATCTAATAAAAAAATAATAGCACATTTTGAATCGCTAAAAAATGAAAAAGTAGCTTTTAAAATTCATCCAAAAGATACTAATTTTATTATTGGAAGTACAAGTCCAAATATTCGAGGATATGTTGAAATTATTAAATAATTTATGTTGTTTAATGCTTTCATTCCTGCCGAAGCAGGAATGATTATTAGAAGAAAAGTAGTACACACTATAAAAATACCTACTTTTCAATTCTAATTCTAGCATCAACCGAAAAAATTTCTTTTTTAGTACCTAAAAGAGGATTCAAATCTAATTCTATAATTTCAGGAGCTATACTAACCAAATTTGATATTTTTTCAATTATTTCAGCAAAAAGCATTTCGTCAACACCATTTTGGTTTCTAAAACCTTTAATTATTTTATACGATTTTAAATTTTGAATCATTTCAAGCGCTTCACTTTTAGAAATTGGAGCCAGCGCAACTTGTATATCTTTTAAAACTTCAATGTAAATTCCTCCTAAGCCACAAACAATTAAATGACCAAAATTGGTTTCTTTTTTTGCCCCAATAAATAATTCTATACCTTTTTTCATAGGTTGGATTAAAACAGCAGTAGCTCTTTCAATCTTCATTATTTTATAAAACGAGGTAATTAATGTATCTTCAGAAGTTATGTTTAAAATAATTCCTCCAACATCACTTTTATGAATTGGACCAACAACTTTCATAACTACTGGAAATCCAAATTTTTTAACTGCTACAATACAAGTGTCTTTTGAAGTGCAAATAACTTCATTTACAATTGGAATTTCGGCAGCGATTAGAATTTCTTTTACTTGTTGAGGTTTTAAGTAACCATTTTTGGCTGTATCAATTAGGGTTCTAATTTTTTCGATATTAATTGTTGTAATTACTTTTGAAGTTACTTTAGGTTTAGCTGTATTTATCACTTTTCCTAGAGCATTACCAAACAACACTTCGTCAGAAAAATGAATGTTTCCTTTTGAAGTAAAATAAGCTATTTCTTTTTTTACATTTACTACCGATGGTAAAATTGGGAAAATAGGTTTTTTACAAGTTTTCATCTTTTTATGAAGTACATCATACACATCATAAACTTTAAATAAACCTGGACTTCCAAAAATAACAACCATTGCATCAATTTCAGAAAAACAGTTTTCACAGTAATCGATAATTATTTCTAATTGTTTTACATTTCCTGTAGCTAAAAAATCAATCGGATTAGCTACAGAAGATCCTAAGAATAATTTATGTAATAATTCCTTACTTTTTGGATCTTTAATTTCGGGGACTTGTAAGCCGTTTTTAGAAAGTGCATCGGTTAACATTACTGCTGGTCCACCAGCGTGTGTAATAATGGCTATATTTTTGCCTTTTAATTCTGGAAACATAAATATTGCAGCCACAGTAATTAAT includes the following:
- the pdxH gene encoding pyridoxamine 5'-phosphate oxidase, whose translation is METDLSNYRRNYKKIELSTKDISENPMELFQKWFFEVENFGGDAETNAMTVATIGADGFPKSRAVLLKKYTWEGFIFYTNYNSEKGKAIENNPNVCLSFLWHNTERQVIIKGVAEKISENMSDGYFESRPDGSKLGAWASDQSEPVPSRKYLDDRLASFERKFENKEITRPKNWGGYIVRPISIEFWQGRPNRMHDRIRYTLQENYDWKIERLAP
- a CDS encoding sodium:solute symporter gives rise to the protein MQPLYILLLIATYFCVLLAIAYFTGKNDSNDSFFKADKSSPWHIVAFGMIGASLSGVTFISVPGLVQSSQFSYLQIVVGYLFGYFVIAYVLIPIYYKLKVTSIYEFLKLRFGTNSHKTGAFFFFISRALIASFRLFLVASVLQYFIFDAWNIPFEITVILSILLIWVYTFKGGIKTIVWTDTLQTLFMLTAVFATIFIIINQLNWSVTDIFTSQEFEKYSKIIFTDNFNDKNHLIKSFLGGMFITIAMTGLDQDMMQKNLTCKNIKEAQWNVVSLGFILIVVNFVFLTLGALLFIYANKFGIAVPTVDGALKTDLLYPEIALNSNLGVFIGTVFILGLIAAAYSSADSALTSLTTSFCIDFLDIENKEKSKQKLIRKKTHITVSIVLVVIIIMFKYVLEDNVINSLLQIVSFTYGPLLGLFTFGIFTKIEIKDKYVWIVGVLSVIATYFINSHSETILNGYVFGYELLIVNGFLTFLGLLLIKKTNS
- the recR gene encoding recombination mediator RecR — translated: MNFSSKLLENAVNEVSQLPGIGKRTALRLVLHLLKQPNTHTHQLATALTSLVDEIKLCKKCHNISDFEICEICANPSRNEEIICVVEDIRDVMAIENTSRFKGLYHVLGGKISPIEGVGPQNLTIDSLVEKVEKGIVKEVIFALSSTIEGDTTNFYIFKQLEKYGIKTSTIARGIAVGDELEYADEVTLGRSIVNRIPFENSL
- a CDS encoding glycosyltransferase family 2 protein; this encodes MDVSIVIVNYNVRYFLEQCILSILAASKNINSEIIVVDNNSTDESCKLLKQKYPEVVLIQNTKNVGFSKANNQGVKIAKGTYVLILNPDTIIAEDTLERILNYSKTKQNLGVLGVKLIDGSGVFAPESKRGIPTPKTSFKKLFGISSKQNGKYYATHLDEDASGEIKVASGAFMFIKRVVFNEVKGFNEAYFMYGEDIDLSVKLLKNGYQNYYYSGTKIIHFKGESTIKDVKYLGHFHNAMRIFYKKHYKLNKVYDFFIKIGIELWYFLKYLNYKNTKAVSKPTFNVLYLGDDNFIVDFLNEKYLLVKETLIDDYLKIKELIKNNKIDTIVFDNSTLSNKKIIAHFESLKNEKVAFKIHPKDTNFIIGSTSPNIRGYVEIIK
- a CDS encoding acetate--CoA ligase family protein gives rise to the protein MLHKKLLNPKSIVIIGASNSIETPGGRVLKNLLDHNFKGKLFAVNPKGTNVQGIKCYQNVIDIPKVDTAIIAISAKFILETIKVLTQQKNTKGFIIFSAGFSEKDSEGKKLEKAIVKEINSVGGTLLGPNNIGLINQNYTGVFTTPIPKLDKNGVDFISGSGATAVFIIEAAMETGLTFSSVYSVGNSAQIGIEEILEHLDESFDKTTSSKVKLLYIESIENPKKLLKHARSLILKGCNIAAIKAGSSTAGSRAASSHTGALANSDVAVDALFKKAGIVRCYGRNELITVAAIFMFPELKGKNIAIITHAGGPAVMLTDALSKNGLQVPEIKDPKSKELLHKLFLGSSVANPIDFLATGNVKQLEIIIDYCENCFSEIDAMVVIFGSPGLFKVYDVYDVLHKKMKTCKKPIFPILPSVVNVKKEIAYFTSKGNIHFSDEVLFGNALGKVINTAKPKVTSKVITTINIEKIRTLIDTAKNGYLKPQQVKEILIAAEIPIVNEVICTSKDTCIVAVKKFGFPVVMKVVGPIHKSDVGGIILNITSEDTLITSFYKIMKIERATAVLIQPMKKGIELFIGAKKETNFGHLIVCGLGGIYIEVLKDIQVALAPISKSEALEMIQNLKSYKIIKGFRNQNGVDEMLFAEIIEKISNLVSIAPEIIELDLNPLLGTKKEIFSVDARIRIEK